A window of Oryctolagus cuniculus chromosome 2, mOryCun1.1, whole genome shotgun sequence genomic DNA:
aaggttggaaCAAGGGAGGaaaggtaggatgggaagtatcgctgtgttcctaaatctgtgtgtatgaaatacatgaaacttgtataacttaaataatatttttaaaaaatatattaagaaagaagtatggggttagaaacaaaagaagaaacatgTAAATATTCAGTCATTGAACACATGggccacaaaaaaaaatcactggctcactccacatgGGCTATGTCTTACCCTAGGTGCTGTGACAGCAACCCAGCTCAATCAACACCTGAGTCAGCCAGGGAGCCAGCAGGCTCTTCTCAGCCAAGAGTCAGCCTCCACAGCTTGAAAAATGTGCAAGTCCCCAGCCTCTCGTTCCTGCTTACTCATCCATTTCCTTTCCATGTTCTACAGCCAACAGTGATCCCCAAACTCTGCAACTTTTTCAGAACTCCaacctttgcacatgctgtttccCTGATGGGATGATACTCATGTGCCTAAGGGACAACTTCAAATCCTCATTCTATGAGAAGCCTTCTGGAGTCCGACAAGGAGCAACGGCTTCTACCATCTCTCTTCCACCTGTCTCCCTTGCTTGGCCGTGAGCCTCTCATCTCTGCATCCATTTACCCAGCAGAGCACAGGCCCAGTgtcagggccaaagctgggacctGACTCCTCTCCCCTGCCTTCTCCTTTTCTGCTCCTCCAGCTGCTGTTGTTCGAGTGCCTGGGTCCTCATCCCATGGCCTCACTCACAGCTGCCCACAGAACACACCAAGCCTTTTGATGTTGGGGCATATCCTTGAAACAAATTGCTTAAAGGTTACCTGCTTTCTCTACCAGGAAGTAATTAGGCATGCAGTAAAAGAGAGGGGTCTCTAGAGGATGTGAATTGTTGGATTATGCAGGGGAATGAAAGTCCTTTCAAGGGTTTAGCTCTCCACCACCCAGCCCTACCTGAAGATGATGGTTTTACTTGTACATACTGATTAATTAAAGAACGCAGGCACCATGCACAATCTACCTTGAAGAAATGTACCACCGAGCACATTTTGAGGATGTCATATGTGCTGAGTGTGGAGCACAACTGGGTTCTTCAGGAGACAGCCATTTAGCCAGAAAGTTCCAAATTACAGTTTCAAAACTTGGATTTTGGTGCCAGTTGCTCTGTCACTTATTAATGGTTGTGATATTTGGTCATCCCAAGCCTtgatctcatctttaaaatggacaTAGGGATTCCTGTTCAACCTCACGTATAGTGAGATATAGGTAGGAAGTAAACAGGGTAAAATATGCACGGTGCTTTACAATCTCTAAAGCAGGAGTGGGGAATGTCTGGACTACAGGTTGCAtcaggcccacaaaatcatttgatctggccctgccaaggccatggactcaaaattcaataaatgcaTAGCAGACTAATtcttaagctgataattttgtatagccCATGAATGATGTCATGAATATCCAGACAGCCCTTGACCAGAAAAATATCCCGCTGTGGAATGTAAAGCAGCATAAAGACACACCCAGCATATAGAGGGAACTAACAGGAATGAAGGACTATCCATGCCCCATTGCATGCTGAAAAGGATGTATGATTTAAAATGTGCCCTTGTTTAGAGAAATCCTGACAAGGTATATGGATATCAAATACAGGGGGATCTTCAAAAAGAAGgctgtgttatgaaaaaactatgttggatttcaaacaattttgcaccaaaatagttaccttttctgaaaaaaaaaaaataagtacttgagaggcagagagagagagttagttcctccgttcacttattcactccccaaatgcccatagcagacaggactgggccaggactgggGCCGGGAGCCACAaactcagtgtaggtctcccatgaggatgacGGGAACCCAGCTAcccgggccatcacctgctgccttgcagcgAGCACATTGGCAAGAAGAGTCAGTAGAGAACCCGGACACTTGAAAGTGTGACGTGGGTGTCCTAACTGGcgtcttaacagctaggccaagtgcctgcccctgaacAAACCTTATCTTGCCacgttccacaaactttttgaagttcccacaCAGTGTTTCCTTGACTCAGAGCATAGACTCATGGGAAAGACTTGAATGCAGAGACTTTGCTGCTGTTTGTTGGATCACTCCGTGTTTCTGGCATCTGGACTGGCATTGGGAAAGACATGAGTTAGCACACCTGAGTGGCATCCTTGGCTCtgtgccagctgtgtgaccttagccAAGGGCACTGGGCCTCCAGCCCATCTCTTCTCTTGCAGAATGAGTTAACAGTAGTTACTGCATCGTGAACTGTCAGGACTAAAGGAAACAGCATATATAGAGCCCCTAGCAATGAGCCTGCCCTTTAGATGAATCTACACTATGGTCGCCCCCGCTGGGAACAGCCCCTGGCAGCACTTTCTAAACacacccctctccctccagccacTGACCTGCGCCAGGCCAGGCCTCCCCACCTAGTGAAAAGGAACAGAGGTCAGTAGGGTTCACGTGGAGAAGATGTAACCAAAGGAGTGAAAATCAATAGCTTCCAAGCCTAAGAGACCAACCAATAATTGTCCTTTTCCTCCAGCCATCTCAAAAGTCTTTGTGCTTTCTTCTCCCTCAGAGTTCAAAGGTCTTTCTGAGACCAAAATGTCAAGATCAACTCCTCCTGGGCAGCTCTCAGGGGCACCACTTGAGCCTTAGCAATTCACTGGCAAGATAGAGGCACTCTGAGGTTCCCAGCAAGGGGATGagaggactgagccaggctgtggTCCTTGTGGAACTGGCCCACAGAGGtcaaggcccaggcccaggcccaggctccttCCCTTACCCTGGACCACATGTGTACTGTGACACCTCGTTGTTGGCACATGACATAGCACCTCAAATCACAAGTGCATTTTCATGtgcatattttttacttttgctaGAGATACTTTTACTGCAGTATGCAGTATAGGTACACTTGAAACCCTCCACTTCATGGTCTTGCAcccccttcttttttaaaaatattttagtgaaaGAGTAATTCTATCGGCTTGACGATTTACAGAGGCTGTTCCCTCCCCTGCTCCGGCCTCTCTGCCAATTAGCTAATGTGGCAGAAACTCGGGGCAGAACAAAGAAACCTCAGCCTGGTGTGAATTGTGGAACACTTGATTGAACACAGACGAACAGAAGTCAGATGTCCTCTGTAAATTAAGAAAGACTCCAGGTGCGAGCCAAGGAAGTGAAGGTGACGTCTGAGGAAGTGTTCAGGACAGAGGCCAAAGCACAAAGGGAATGATTTGGAGGGCAAGCTGAATAGCCCCTTCTGGAACGCTTCCGATGCTGAAAGATATCAGGgcccagaggaagaggagcagaggaAAGGAGGCGGGAGAATCCCCAGCCATGAACATTTGCTGAGAACTCTCCCCACCGTCAAGCGTGCTGTGTCTTCCAAGCCAGGTGGAAAAGAGAGAGGTGTGGTGCAAACAAGAAGCCTGACCTCTACTGTGGCACTCTGCTCATGGGTAACTGGTCAACCACATGCTTCTAACTAACCATGTGGCTTTGCATTCCCTAACTGTCCTAAATCTCAATTTCCTCATGCTCAAAATAGGGATGATAAtgtccagcccctccccagggttGGTATGAGCATTACATGAAATAATAAACATGGAAATGCTTACCACAACCCAGCAGGCACACGTGAGTTGTGCTTCTGCAATCCTGTCCCATCCCAAGCACCAGAAATAACTTAGCCCTGTTCTTCAGCTTTGTCCTAGCCAAGGCTTTGAAATGCTCCCTGCGGGAATTAGGGTCCTGTTCCAGCTCTCCTCCCTAGAAGGGAGGCCACCTAATGTGGATTGCTTTTCAGCAGAGTTGGGGCTGTGTCCAGCTGTCTCTCCTGCAGAGCGCCTGGGCTGCAGGCAAGCAATCTAGGGAGGACTCAGACATGCTGGTGAAATAAGGGTCTGGGCCAGAGGCCTCCCAGGCAGCTGTCACCTTCTCATTTTccagatgcctgccctgcaaTGGGCCTGCAAAGTCCCTAAGGTACACTTGGTTAATAGGTGAGTCTGTGGttttaagggattttttttttttacaaaggacaAGAACCTCCTAACTCATCCACAGTATTGGCCCTCAAGATAGCCAAAATTATCCAAGTTATTTATAAATCATTCTTAATGCTTGAGCTTGAAGAATCAAAGCCAAGAGCATTTGGGttctattcatttaaaaatggcaAGGAAAATAGCATTTGATCTAAAAGTTGGCTTTTAGACCAGCTGTTTCTGCCCCACCCTCTTAAAACTATCCTCTCTACCCCTTGTTCTCCAATACATAACACtcaatacacacatgcacatactcagatacatatgcatgtgtgtacacatatactcacacatgAACTGCTATACAGACACAGGGTGGAGTGCCTTGGATAACGTTTTGGTATAGTCCAACATTCACTAGCTTTTTCTCTAAAACACCAAAAACAAATGAGAAGCTGATGAAGGTTTATACACATAGAACATTTTAACAACTGTGCCTCACCAACCAACCACCACCACCCTGATATACTATTCTTCAGTTATGAAATCAGAAATAAGGAAAGTTAAATTCCATTCCCATTCTATAGACAATTAATTGCAGGTACATTAAAAATCCAAATGTAAATTGTAAAACTaccaaaatatttggaaaaaatcaaGAGACCATTTGGATTAGTTCAAAACcaagaaaaattaagcaaaagaTAGAAACACCTAAGCCATAAAACAAAGGAGGGATTTGATCATATAAAAATGAAGACCTAGAGAGAACAAAAGATATCATAATCAAAAATCATTAATATATGAcaccataaaaataatataataaaataataggtTAGAAGAAATCAtttcaatataaataatatacaaaGAAGTCTCCAAAATTAATGAGAAGACAAGCAGCTTAATAGAAAAGTGACAAAGAAAGTATCAAGTTatgaaagtttatttttacttttttgaaaagcagagagagagagagagagagatttctttcatccactgatcaCTCTCCTGgttggtctaggctgaagccaagagctagaaacttcatctgggtctcccacatgggtagaagggacacaaggacttgagccatcatctgctgcctcccagggtacttACATCACAGCTTTATTTGTGCTAACTTGGAAGGGTTTTTACTATAAATTgctatgttaaaaataaaaaaaaattatagcattaaaggtattcttaaaatttttacataTGCACCTATGTAATTGAGCACGTTTGTTTCAGCAAAGGAAAAATGTGGATAAATCATAGATAAAATTGTGAACATGACTACTATCCTAGTGGTTTCTGTCactaataagaagaaaaattatcaatagaaaatgaaatgacagGAGACATGGACAGATGATTCATTGAAAGATAAATACTAGTGCCACAGGAAGATAAAGTTCAGCCTTACAAAAACTCACTAGTTTCTGAAAATCTCCTTAATTCAAAGCCCCTTTTCAGTGTCCTGTGCCAATACATTAGTCAGAATAAGGCTGCCACAGACAGGCACCCTGAGACAGGGGCCTAGgaagagggtgtgtgtgtttgcatatgggTGCACGCATACTGATGGGTCAGGGGGAGGTGGGTGGACAGGAGAGGACAGTGTGGTCAATACCTTCGGAGGGGTTAGAGCCAGTTCCAACCATGACCATTCACTGATTGTGGAATTCAAAgcctatgactttttttttggaaGTGAAAGGATAAAGGAGGTTGTATATTCATACCAGGCCTGGAACAGGGAGCTCTGGGCCTCTCAGCCCTGTTCCAGGGCACCGTGGGGTGCTGTGTCCTCCCTGTCTCTCGTTCCCTGAAGCACAGCTACATCTGCAAccttccttccctgcctgcaGAACGGAAGCTCTAGTGTGCAGCCTCTTCACTCTCAAtcttctctgtctgcctgtgcCTTCCTGTGTACCAGGACACCATTTCCTTCAGCAGTTCAGTAGGTGGGATGCCTGCAAAAGTAAAGGCATGAttccaaacacacacatgcacacacacacatacacacacatacatacatgcacaaacacatacacacacacacaatgaaacagGCGCACTGTAGCCCTTGACTTGGCACAAATCCCTCTAAATAAGAAATCTGGTTGGATTGTGTACAAAATACAGGTTTCATtaagaacacaaagaaaaatctCAACACCAAAACAGTGAGAGGTTGATTGTAACATTTTACATTATTgaagaaaaaatgcatttaaaatcatTGACTCTTTAAAATACCTTCAACAGGCAAAGAGGGGCAAAATAATGTGTCTCTTGGCAGATGAGTCTCCTAAGAGATGGTGAGAAACCTGGAAGCAAACGTATCTGTTTGTATTTGTACGGCAGGTAAGGGTCTTGGTGCGTCCAACAGGTCGGATGAGAATTCCCGTAGAATGCTTCAACCACAAGAGCACCCCACTAACCACACACACAGTGAGTCTCTGCTGTTGTCCCAGGAGATACTCTAGGTCCTCAAGGCTGTTCTACTCCTGCCCAGGGGGCTGGAACCCGGCTGATCCTCCCTCCCCTGGAGGGGGTGCAGAGCTCACACACTCTGAGGTCTGGGCTCCCGGCCGCTGTTGAGGAGGTCTGTGAGTTCCCCGATGTACTTGATGGTGTACTTGAGCGTCTGGATCTTGGTGAGCGGCTGGCCTCTCTGGCTGTAGACCGGTGGCAGGTAATTCCGAAGGGTGTGCAGGGCATCCGCCAACGTCCTCATCCTGAGCTTCTCCCTCTCGCTGGCCTTCCGCCTCCGCTGGACAGACATCCTCACTTTGGTGCCCTTCTGAGCCTTAGggcccccagggccctggagaTAAGCAGGCTGGAAAGCTAACATGTTGTAGTCCACCTCTACCAGGCCACTGGCCCCACGGCCACTGCAGCTAGCACTGCCTGCGCTGTCGGCCCTGCCGTGCCCACAGGGCAGCCCGGCCCCAGCAGGACATGGAGAAGAAGAGTAGGACTCCAAGGATGGAGCTGGGGAAAGGCTCTGAGTGGGGGAGGCTTGGTTCAGCTCGAAGGGCCCTGCCCTGTGTTTCCAGTCCCAGGAAGACAGCAGACCGGGGCTGGCCGAGGAGCCCAGGCCGTCTTCGAGACTGAGGAGGGTCTCCCGCAGGGTGTCCATCCTGCAAAGcagctgcagagggaacagctcCCTGCAAGTGAGGAGGAAAGTTCTGCCACCTCCCGGAAAGCCGTCTTTTATGATGGTGGGGGAGAAGTGATGAAGTGGGAAGAGAGCTGTGGAGAGGGAGTTCAAAGGAAAACCCAAGGACCAAGATGGAAAATGAACTCTTCAGGTGTCACTTTCTCCTCATTGATAATTAGCATCTTCCAGCTAAAATGTCTTTAAACAGAAAGGCctccaagagaagaaaaaaggaattatCTTGTTGTAACTAAACCAATTAAGGCTGCATCACTAGACTTAGCATTGTCCTGTGGAACTCATTACTGAGGGAGCCAAAGAAAACAAACCTGAGGCATCTGTGGCAAGGGGGTGGGGGACATGCAGGGCCTGGTGGAGCAGAGCGAAGCACCCACGAGGGCCTCTGAGATATTTCAGAGCGGAAAGGTGCGTTGCTGGAGCAGCAGCATGGCCTGGGGACGACAGAGCTTTGGCTTGCCCGTATGTCAAACGCAGAAAACTGCAGCTCTTGCTTCCCGAGTtagcacacagcaggcacacagCGGATGCCAGTTTCCCTCCTGTTTGGCAGATTCTCCTGGTTTTTATAGAACACAGAGATGCAGGGAGCACCCCTACGCTCAGCATGACACAGCCAGCAGCTCCGCTAAGCCAGAGCCTTAAGGAACAGGACATACCTTCAAGAAAGCATAAAGCCCTTGCTTTATCTGAGCATATTTGGACTCCCTGCAGCAAAGACACCAGGAAACAAAAAACTCCTCTAAGCCAGGGAGTTGGCAGAACACTGGGCATTTAGCCTTCAGAAGGACTTTTTAAAATCCGGCTGCGGAGTCACACCTTGTTTTTGAAATGTATAGAGGAAGTGTGAAATTAGCCAGGCAGCCTGTTTTCCCCACCACAGCTCCAAATGCCTCCGAATGTGTTAAGTTGGATGGTCCTGCTACTTTGCTGCACTTCCTCGAATCTCTGATAGACCTTCTATTTTAGAAAAAGGGTCTCAGATTCCCCATTTGTCTCATACATGTAACTTTTTCTCCACCTAAGTCTACAAATTAGTATTAACATCAGAGTCACGGTGAGTTAGATTTTAAAGTGATAGTGACTGTGTCCTCTAACATGGTTATTTAAGTCCCTGTACAGTTAGTGAAAAGAAATGTCAATGGTCTAATTAGAACATTATGGTATTTTTTAGTTAACAAGGCTCAGGGAAGAAAAACCTCAAGCAGCTCATCTTTAGAAGAATGTTCGTAATTTTACCATTCACTAAGGGACACTAAGCAGGATCTTGAAGAAGAATAATAttagtaaaatataatttatgtaataaatgttttctccttctttcccctctctgttctctcttttcTCAACTCTTGTTGATAGGCCCAGAATCTGCTGATACTATTCAAAGACCACTCAATGTATTATAACTAACCTTCATTAAACACTCTTTTCCCCCGACAGGTGAACATACCAAGGCTCTCAGAGGTTAAGAGGCTCAGATCCCTGGTGGGAATTAGTAAATCAAAATCCTTTGTAAGACCCCCAAAGCcaccttttctttaaaatctattttcttcattttatttggttGTGGTAGAGATGGGTGACCTGAATGTAACTCAGAGAGATCCCAGTAGGCACAAGTCGGGTGCAGTGGCCACTGCTACAATAGGCTCCGCTCTGATTCAAACTTCAGTTTTTCATGTAACCTCTGCTCTCagactccttttttttctttctacaatTTCTTTCTGAAATTGCCAATTTCTTGAAATATCATTTCCTAAATGAGACAGTATTTGTCAAATCTCTGTTCCATTGTAGATGGGAACTGTAGCTTCTGCTATTGCTGCTGTTGTTGGTTCATGATCAAACCCACCAGTGTGAGTAGGACTTACTGTGAATCCTGACCCTCGTCTCCCAACACTAAAACTCCTCATAACCTATTCTTAGCACAAGGAAATGCCTGGTTTCCATGTTTTTCTAtagatataaagaaataaagtagaaACAGATTTGCATTCTCCTGCTTCTCTCCAGAAGTCCTCTGCACTcatcagaggaaaataaaaattaaaagcaatggAACACCAATAGCTTGAAGACCTGTAGGCAAGTACCCAGTGGCTGGTATTTTCTGCCTCTGTTGAAAGCAAACAAGGCTGGAAAATGAGATGCAGCCTGGACCCAATAAACCCTAGTCTAGAGTGTGGTATGGTGGGGAATAAGCCACAGGCCCCTCCTAAAATACAGCAAATGACTCATCCCACTAGGGCCCTAGTATTCTAATTTGTAAAAGGGATAATAATACTTGTCCTGACTTCTTTATGATTAACATCCGTCAAATGATGAGAGGGGCCAGAGGATTGTTAAACCCACTTCCAGCTCCAACATGCTGCAAGATGTGTTGTGCGTGCTTATTTAAAGAGACAGCACAACAACTCGAAGGAAGAGGGAAATGACTGAACTTATTATTTCATCTGCACCCTAGGCATAGCTGATGACTTGCTCAATGTCACACCAAAAGGCTGTGGTGGAGATGAAAATAGAAAGTCCAAAATCACCTGACATCTACAGTAGTTGTTTTATTCCTTGAAACCTAAAGAGTAAATGCTAAGCTTTCATACTAGGCAGACCATGTTTCCCACATCACTGAGTTATtgggataaatattttaatatgaatataAGTGTGATTCACTTAAAAGTCATTTATAAGCTATTGTGACTATGATTGTAATAGATTTAGAAGCATGCTCCcaagtgacttttaaaaaattcctgctCTTATTTTCCAGAAAGtaatcccagaggcacaggttgTCTTGACTTTGAAATCACGGATCTGCATGTTAGTCTTTTGATTATAGTTGTACCCATTAAGAGAGGCACAGGATTGGCCACACAGTTGAATGAGTGGTCTGGTGCCTTATTTTCAGAATGATGTGCTTATGAGAGAATGCCAGTCACGTCTCCAATAATAGTCATGACAAGGGCATGGACAACTGGACATTTCATTCTTGCTGCAGATGACTTTATATAAATGCTAGTAGTGTCAGCTTTTTTTAACACTTCAATGCCAGAGCAATGGCATGCCCAGAAAGGATGATGGAAGCCATCAGCCTCTAGTGCAGGCAATAAAGGGACACTGTTTATATACAGCTTAAAGTTGAGCTGGCTAACAGTTGATTCATGTTTTGCTCACACCATGTAGCTGTAATTCTAAACAATGAACTGATACAACAACTACTCATTGTTGGGGCAAACCACTCCTAATGCTACCACCCTCTTTTACACAACTGCCAAAAAGAACTTTACATGTAGCCTAGAAATTTGGAACTGACATTCAAGTCACTAAAATACCAGTGCCAATTTTAACTCTACTTTACAATGGAACAGTGAGTGAGTAACTCAACCTTTCTGGATCTCAATTTCCTTATCTCACATCCCATGTtgctataaaacaaaaaaaaattcaaacattgAAGCTGGAGTTCAGGCTATGGGAATATTTTGAGTGTTACCGAGATGGGCAACAACAAATGTTTTCACCAGCAATGTCATCTCCTGCTTGCCCAGCGATGTTGCCATGCTGTATGGAAGGTGGTGTGTGCTCCTTTAAAACTCTGTCTCGGGAGAGACAGTGATGTCTCCACACTTTCAAGCAGCATCAAGGTGGAGAGTCAGTTTCCCTAGCAATCTCCTGCATCCCTGTTCAGCATGTGATATCTTTTGTAGACCATTTGCTCAAGCCAGGAGAGCTCAGTGAATTGCAACCACTAATGAATCCTCAGAATAGCCTTTGATAGACCAGAATCTGGTGGGAAACTCAGAAATCTAATCCTGAACTCTAATTGAAATGAGAGCTTCTCTTTGTTGAATTCTTGCCATGCACTGAGAGCAAAACTCATCTCTTAGATGCGTTCATCTTGTTTTAACAGCAACTCTATGAGGAAGAGGTTATGATCCACACTCTGAACATGAGAAAACTCGTGCTCAAAAGGGACCCAACAAACACAGAAGAGCATGGGAAAAATAGGAGGCAATCTAAGTCGTAGGAATTTCAAATCCCCACTATACtacataattataatttaaaaaatcccacTTTTCTACAAGTCACGTGCATAACATTATCAGACAGGTCTCTCTCCTCATGTGCACACTATTGCTGTTATAAAAACGCTAAATTTGCCTGCTGAGAAAGGGAACATTTGTTATTAACTACAGGCCTGTAGGAGAAAGGAACAAATCATGTTGAAGCCCAAATCAATCTCCTGTACAGAAAGAGGTTTGGGAATTTATGGAGTTAGGGTAATTGGGGCAGAACTGGGTGAAACAAAGCAACAGAACAAGATAGGTGCAGAGCAGGGAGGTAGAGAAAGGCTTTGAGCATGCACCTTGATAAATCATGTCTTTATATACAAAGATGGCTTCTGGAACATTATTGGAAGTGTGCCACTTAACATAATGAACGTAAGATAACTCTCTGGTCAGTCTGAGTGACCTGCATAGGCTCCAGTTACAATGCTCACTGCAGCTGGCTCCGTCCAGTTTTATCAGGGACTCTGGAAAGACTGCCGAACAGATGTTTTTTTTGGTAGAGGCAACTATTATTGTATTGCAAGTTACTATGCAACAGGTAGGAAAAGAACTATTATGGGCTGTTAGTATGTTAGGCAGCCTTGCGATACTTGCTGTTAAGTGAGGGGAGGAGGATTTTTTTTGTCTGCTGTTTCAGTAGTAGGagagtaattcaaaaagtttgaggaaaaatagatttaaaagataagcttactttagtaccaaaaattgaaatctgtgcataattttttcataatacatatttccataaactttttgaagactcctcatctacatggatttcaaaatttggggAGGACCAAGTGGAGGCTGAGAGATGATGTGCTGCAGTTGAGGCTGGAGAGCAGAGCTTTGTCTGGAAAGATGAGGTGTGCAGacttcatctggggagtgacaaaGAGTTTCTGATGGGATTTAAGCAGAAATGAGATTTGGTCAGCTGTGCACTGGGGCCCTGTCTGGCTGCTTGTGCGGAAGGTGTTTGAGTGGTATATTAGATTTCCAAGAAGTAGTTCCAGTGGAATATATGTACAGGTGTATTTAAACATGTCGGCGATTGGATCCTGTGGCTGTGGAGACTGACACATCCATGATCTACCATCTGGAATCTGCAGACCCAGATGTTGATCAATAGCCTGAGAGCTGGAGTGTTGGCAGTGTAGATTCCAATCCATATCTGAAGGCCCGTGAGCCAGAAATGCCAAGGAGAGGAGATTGACATCCCAGCTCCAACAGTCAGGCAGGAAGAGAGCTCACCCTTTCTCAGCCTGTTGTTCTATTCAATGGATGATGTTCACATTATTGGGGAGGAGCATCTACCCTGTTTGGTCCACCCATTCAAATGTTAATCAAAAATATCTTCACAGACTCACCCCAAAATAATGATTAACTGGATACCCAGGCATCCCACAGCCCATCCAGGTCAGTACACAAAATCAGCCATCACAAGTGGAGCAtgactggaggcagaggctgtaTCAGTATCATTCTTGATGCTTAAAATAAAATAGGTCAcattaatcctcacaacaaccccaaGTGGTAGTTGCTGTTATCAGCAATCCTGTTTTCCTAATAGAAAATGAGACTCAGCAGACTTCAATAACTTGGCCAAGTCTACACACCTACAACTGTAACCCTAGTATTAGAACCTAGGCAGGCTGACTGGTCCAGGCTACCCTtcactggctgtgtggcctccTGGAACTATTTGGAGGTAACCACATGATGGTCTCTGTGGAGCTGTTGAAGATGGAACTTGAGCTTAAAGTGGAACTTGGGAAATACTGGAAGACTGATTGATCAATTAATTCAATCACAGAGTCATTATATATACAGCAGCTGAGATGAACTAGTGTACTATGCAGTGCAGGGTCTAAAAAGATGTGCAACAGTGCCCCCTTATTTGTGATTTTGCCTTCGAAGGTTTCGATTGTCCACGGCCAACCAAGTTCAAAAATGTTAcgtgaaaaattccagaaagtaCTCATGAGTTTTGTGCATCAGGGTAGCATGATGCAATCTTATGGCATCCCACTCCATCTATAAGACCCTTTGTGCAAGGTCTCCATATGGTACACCCTATCCACCTATTAGCAGCCATTTTGGTTATCCCATCAATATTGTGGTATCTTAGTGCTTGGGTCCAAGTAATCCTTATGTAGTAGCCCAACGATATATCATAACACCTACGTCATTCACCTCACTGTGCATCCTGTTGGCAAGGTATCATCTCATACATCACAAGAAGAAGGGTGAGTACACTGCGATCAGAAACactgagagagaaaacaaattggCATAATTTTATTATAGCATAATCTTATAATTTTATTACTAGTTATCATCATTGACTTCTTACTGTGCTGATTTACa
This region includes:
- the MSGN1 gene encoding mesogenin-1 — encoded protein: MDTLRETLLSLEDGLGSSASPGLLSSWDWKHRAGPFELNQASPTQSLSPAPSLESYSSSPCPAGAGLPCGHGRADSAGSASCSGRGASGLVEVDYNMLAFQPAYLQGPGGPKAQKGTKVRMSVQRRRKASEREKLRMRTLADALHTLRNYLPPVYSQRGQPLTKIQTLKYTIKYIGELTDLLNSGREPRPQSV